ACTTTCAGCAGGCGCGCCCCGGCGGCATACAGGGCTTTCGCGCTGGCGGCCATCTGGGCGGGTTCGCCGATCACTACCGTCTGCGCGGTCACCACCGTTTGCGGCAGCGTCGCTCCGGCCAGGGCAGCCAGGGGGATCCCCTGCTGGCGCGCGGCTAAATCCCACAGGGCGCAGTCAATAGCGTTGCGCGCCGCACCGGGGGGGCAACAGCGTCTGTAGCGCTTCCCGGCTAAGCCCCTGCTCAAGTTGCGGCCCGAGCGCCATAATCTGCGCCATCACCGAGGCGATGCTTTCACCATATCGCGGGTAAGGCGTACATTCCCCCACCCCTTTGACACCCTCTTCCTCTATTTCGACCACCACCACGCAGGCCTCGCTCCGTGTTCCCCGGGAGATCACAAACGGCGAATGTAATGGCCAGGCTTCTTCATAAACCTTGAGGGTTCTCATCACTCACTCCTGTATAGCGGCTTCGCGTAAATAGGGTTTGCTGTGCTATTGGCTGATGACATACACTAACGGCGACGTTAACTATATGTAAACAGGAAGATAACTATGTCACAACTCGTTCATTTCCAGGGCAACCCGGTTTCTGTTGCAGGATCCATTCCTCAGACTGGCAGCAAAGCGCAGGCGTTTACGCTCGTGGCAAAAGATCTGTCTGACGTCGTGCTGAGCCAGTTTGCCGGCAAGCGTAAAGTGCTGAACATTTTCCCAAGCATCGATACCGGCGTGTGTGCCGCATCTGTGCGTAAATTCAACCAGCTGGCGACTGAAATGGACAACACCGTTGTGCTGTGCATCTCCGCCGACCTGCCGTTCGCCCAGTCCCGTTTCTGCGGAGCTGAAGGCCTGAGCAACGTTATCACCCTCTCCACCCTGCGCAACCCGGAATTCCTGGAGCAGTACGGTGTGGGCATCGCTGAAGGCGCCCTGAAAGGCCTGGCAGCCCGCGCGGTTGTGGTGATCGACGAAAACGACACCGTCGTGTTCAGCCACCTGGTGAATGAAATCACCACCGAGCCGGACTATGCTGCTGCGCTGGAAGCGCTGAAAGCGTAAGACCAAAAAGAAAGCCTCCCTGCGGAGGCTTTTTTTGTTTTTACTCGTCACCCTTCTTCTGGCTCAGACCATACTCGCGCAGCTTATTGGCGATAGCGGTATGAGACACGCCCAGGCGTTTCGCCAGCTTACGGGTGCTGGGATAGTTACGATAAAGCTGCGTCAGCACCGAGCGCTCAAAGCGGCTAGTGATGTCGTCCAGCGACCCTTCCATAGCCTCTTCGCCCACCGCCACCGTACCGGCGTCGTAATCCGGCAGCAAAATATCCTGCGGTCGCAGCTCATAGCCTTCAAGCTGGGTCAGCGCCCGATAGATCGCGTTTTTCAACTGACGAATATTGCCCGGCCAGCCGTAACGGGTGAGTACGGTATTGAGGTCGGCCGAGAACTTCGGTCGCGGGATGCCCTGCTCATCGGCAAAGCGCGCCACAAACAGCTCGGTCAGCGGCATGATGTCCTGCGGGCAATCGCGCAGTGGCGGGATATTTAGCGTCAGTACGTTAAGGCGATAATAGAGATCTTCGCGGAAGACGCCCTTCTGCACCAGCTCCACCAGATTCTTCTGGGTGGCGCAGATCACGCGCACATCCACATGCACCTCATGATCTTCCCCCACCCGGCGGAAGGTGCCGTCATTGAGAAAACGCAGCAGTTTGGCCTGCATGCGTGGCGACATTTCGC
This Leclercia sp. S52 DNA region includes the following protein-coding sequences:
- the tpx gene encoding thiol peroxidase yields the protein MSQLVHFQGNPVSVAGSIPQTGSKAQAFTLVAKDLSDVVLSQFAGKRKVLNIFPSIDTGVCAASVRKFNQLATEMDNTVVLCISADLPFAQSRFCGAEGLSNVITLSTLRNPEFLEQYGVGIAEGALKGLAARAVVVIDENDTVVFSHLVNEITTEPDYAAALEALKA